Proteins encoded together in one Branchiostoma floridae strain S238N-H82 chromosome 18, Bfl_VNyyK, whole genome shotgun sequence window:
- the LOC118406233 gene encoding galactosylceramide sulfotransferase-like isoform X1 — MFKKLLPTLVVSLLVLGPIFYFSQISDRLRTSLPIFHSLNSREWGTNETIQENKQATEALPTACSPRKKFVFIKTHKTGSCTAAVIVRRYAIYHNLTVLYPAVASGPNMLAWPFQPAEEDYIHTPDEQYDAIVNHMRYNKIWLRSKFPADTAYFSIIREPTGHLKTAMNYYSLPKLMKIKSKNPVQTFLQDPWKYKDLSEAYFDFCNMTWDGTRNHQAFDLGYPTKAADDMERARKYIGELEADFTTMLILEHLDESLVLLRRLMCWEVRDVLYDVAPKNSRNYSYKKYVPTAEELANLRRWKAVDYLLYDTFNASLWRKIAAQGPDFYNELRYFKEVNKRVSTYCHDRKKGEPNLTVVASKWNSEFQVDSYICMLIKSPVSPLMKYIRKDTPDGRKGYDILPPRSNMKAIIQGQPTFKYTIERKKYLESKAHRKRKRKRTGI; from the exons GGGCACAAATGAGACAatacaggaaaacaaacaagcGACAGAAGCGTTGCCGACTGCATGCAGCCCTCGAAAAAAGTTTGTCTTCATCAAAACCCACAAGACCGGTAGCTGCACTGCAGCGGTCATTGTTCGCAGATACGCCATCTATCACAACCTGACGGTACTGTACCCAGCCGTGGCCAGCGGGCCCAACATGCTCGCCTGGCCATTTCAACCCGCGGAAGAGGATTACATCCACACCCCAGACGAACAGTATGATGCAATAGTGAACCACATGCGGTACAATAAAATATGGCTACGCTCCAAGTTCCCTGCCGATACTGCCTACTTCT CCATCATCAGAGAGCCAACCGGTCATTTGAAGACCGCCATGAATTACTACAGTCTCCCCAAGTTAATGAAGATCAAGTCTAAGAACCCTGTCCAGACGTTTCTGCAGGACCCGTGGAAGTACAAGGACCTGTCTGAGGCTTACTTTGACTTCTGTAACATGACCTGGGACGGCACCAGGAACCACCAGGCGTTTGATTTAGGATACCCTACTAAGGCAGCTGACGACATG GAACGAGCTCGAAAATACATCGGTGAGCTAGAAGCCGACTTCACCACAATGTTAATACTGGAACACCTGGACGAGTCTCTAGTTCTCCTCAGACGTCTGATGTGCTGGGAGGTGCGAGACGTTCTGTACGACGTCGCACCGAAGAACAGCCGAAACTACTCCTACAAGAAATACGTCCCCACCGCAGAGGAACTCGCCAACCTCCGCCGGTGGAAGGCCGTGGATTACTTACTGTATGACACGTTCAACGCCTCCTTGTGGAGAAAGATTGCAGCACAG GGTCCGGATTTCTATAACGAACTTCGTTACTTCAAGGAGGTGAATAAACGCGTCAGTACGTACTGTCATGACAGGAAGAAAGGCGAACCCAACCTCACAGTGGTAGCGTCCAAGTGGAACTCAGAGTTTCAAGTAGACTCTTATATCTGCATGCTCATAAAGTCACCG GTATCACCGCTTATGAAGTATATACGAAAAGACACTCCTGACGGAAGAAAAGGGTATGACATTCTGCCACCTAGATCAAACATGAAAGCGATCATCCAGGGACAACCCACCTTCAAGTACACCATTGAACGGAAAAAGTATCTTGAGTCCAAAGCCCATCGCAAGCGCAAGCGGAAACGCACAGGCATCTAA
- the LOC118406233 gene encoding galactosylceramide sulfotransferase-like isoform X2, producing the protein MLAWPFQPAEEDYIHTPDEQYDAIVNHMRYNKIWLRSKFPADTAYFSIIREPTGHLKTAMNYYSLPKLMKIKSKNPVQTFLQDPWKYKDLSEAYFDFCNMTWDGTRNHQAFDLGYPTKAADDMERARKYIGELEADFTTMLILEHLDESLVLLRRLMCWEVRDVLYDVAPKNSRNYSYKKYVPTAEELANLRRWKAVDYLLYDTFNASLWRKIAAQGPDFYNELRYFKEVNKRVSTYCHDRKKGEPNLTVVASKWNSEFQVDSYICMLIKSPVSPLMKYIRKDTPDGRKGYDILPPRSNMKAIIQGQPTFKYTIERKKYLESKAHRKRKRKRTGI; encoded by the exons ATGCTCGCCTGGCCATTTCAACCCGCGGAAGAGGATTACATCCACACCCCAGACGAACAGTATGATGCAATAGTGAACCACATGCGGTACAATAAAATATGGCTACGCTCCAAGTTCCCTGCCGATACTGCCTACTTCT CCATCATCAGAGAGCCAACCGGTCATTTGAAGACCGCCATGAATTACTACAGTCTCCCCAAGTTAATGAAGATCAAGTCTAAGAACCCTGTCCAGACGTTTCTGCAGGACCCGTGGAAGTACAAGGACCTGTCTGAGGCTTACTTTGACTTCTGTAACATGACCTGGGACGGCACCAGGAACCACCAGGCGTTTGATTTAGGATACCCTACTAAGGCAGCTGACGACATG GAACGAGCTCGAAAATACATCGGTGAGCTAGAAGCCGACTTCACCACAATGTTAATACTGGAACACCTGGACGAGTCTCTAGTTCTCCTCAGACGTCTGATGTGCTGGGAGGTGCGAGACGTTCTGTACGACGTCGCACCGAAGAACAGCCGAAACTACTCCTACAAGAAATACGTCCCCACCGCAGAGGAACTCGCCAACCTCCGCCGGTGGAAGGCCGTGGATTACTTACTGTATGACACGTTCAACGCCTCCTTGTGGAGAAAGATTGCAGCACAG GGTCCGGATTTCTATAACGAACTTCGTTACTTCAAGGAGGTGAATAAACGCGTCAGTACGTACTGTCATGACAGGAAGAAAGGCGAACCCAACCTCACAGTGGTAGCGTCCAAGTGGAACTCAGAGTTTCAAGTAGACTCTTATATCTGCATGCTCATAAAGTCACCG GTATCACCGCTTATGAAGTATATACGAAAAGACACTCCTGACGGAAGAAAAGGGTATGACATTCTGCCACCTAGATCAAACATGAAAGCGATCATCCAGGGACAACCCACCTTCAAGTACACCATTGAACGGAAAAAGTATCTTGAGTCCAAAGCCCATCGCAAGCGCAAGCGGAAACGCACAGGCATCTAA